In Plasmodium gaboni strain SY75 chromosome 14, whole genome shotgun sequence, one genomic interval encodes:
- a CDS encoding putative replication factor C3: MTEVEQQRGSELTPWVEKYRPNVLNDIISHEQVISTIKRFVQKGELPHLLLHGPPGTGKTSTILAVCKELYGDKRSSFVLELNASDDRGINVIRDQIKTFAESKNHYTTCEKTTLKLIILDEADHMTYPAQNAMRRIMENYAKNVRFCLLCNYVNKITPAIQSRCTAFRFAPLKKEYMKNKALDIAKSENVNLTEGGIDSLIRVGHGDMRRILNCLQVVSLSHKNLIIDENVILSTLDIPLPSETKKILEYFTKGSIKESYEFVSNLQYDKGYSIKDIMMCLYESVLTYDFPDSAFCLLLKNFGEIEERCSSGASEQITLSALISAFVEFRTELFKLKYDMSNI; the protein is encoded by the exons atgacCGAAGTTGAACAACAAAGAGGAAGCGAACTCACCCCATGG gtagaaaaatatagaccaaatgtattaaatgatataatatcaCATGAACAAGTGATATCAACTATTAAAAGATTCGTTCAAAAAGGTGAGTTACCACATTTACTTTTACATGGACCCCCAGGTACAGGGAAAACATCCACGATATTGGCTGTATGTAAAGAATTATATGGAGATAAGAGAAGTTCATTTGTTTTAGAATTAAATGCTTCTGATGATAGAGGTATAAATGTTATTCGTGATCAAATAAAAACCTTTGCTGAATCAAAAAATCATTATACAACATGTGAAAAAACTActttaaaattaattatcTTAGATGAAGCAGATCATATGACATATCCTGCTCAAAACGCTATGAGAAGGATTATGGAGAACTATGCTAAAAATGTGCGTTTTTGTTTGTTATGTaattatgtaaataaaataactCCAGCTATACAATCTAGATGTACAGCTTTTCGTTTTGCCcctttaaaaaaagaatatatgaaaaataaagCCCTCGATATAGCAAAATCTGAGAATGTAAATTTAACTGAAGGAGGAATAGATAGTCTTATACGTGTAGGACATGGAGATATGAGAAGAATTTTAAATTGTTTACAAGTAGTATCCTTAAGTCATAAAAATCTTATTATTGATgaaaatgttatattatcaaCATTAGATATCCCATTACCTAGTGAAACCAAGAAAATATTAGAATATTTTACAAAGGGCTCTATAAAAGAATCATACGAATTTGTTAGTAATTTACAATATGATAAAGGATATTCaataaaagatattatGATGTGTTTATATGAATCAGTTTTAACATATGATTTCCCTGATTCCGCATTTTGTCTTCTACTTAAAAATTTTGGAGAAATAGAAGAAAGATGTTCATCTGGAGCTAGCGAACAAATTACTTTATCTGCTTTAATTAGTGCATTCGTAGAATTTCGAACAGAACTTTTcaaattaaaatatgaCATGAGcaacatataa
- a CDS encoding putative DNA polymerase alpha subunit has translation MKDIKQADVKHYLETYYTDNSIGDDLKEAFDYIERNKHKNNFHKLFEDYLEDYNKKLLKNGTLLRDHVVYEYERVKQYNSELIETEGRNCNNKYHYYINYVNSINENYKFLGLDTNVICDCINKKISLFLELFLIYSKKLNLNIEIEPILNMSEDESYIFGRIYTENDMNISESNIILEGNMKWNNGDKAQLLNLTDMRNICFFLGQILAIKGKKEINQFSIKYYVSNVYAGLPTHLKVQIDKEFVLKHFNTKEIEEDSKIHENILHLYNNENIHIMICNGYIYNDNNYSEHLDNFLKVVNEKLPHVVLIFGPFLYIRNFSETIQKIGDINIIYENLFKKITKFAKNEILEKTHFFIIPSIYDSINIYPLPQPPFYYENSNFNSPNVHFLSNPSYIYINELKIALTSCDIVYNLTRNLLCRPSELKLFYLFEQILRQLSLFPSYPSEYNIEITKFKNLLFQPNRLPDLFIYPSFTNEKSYIKEVHKKLFICPYSIDVNKAQPGNFFSNIYILPPSQTNELSKRVILENVFICNNKINTI, from the coding sequence ATGAAGGACATAAAACAGGCAGATGTAAAACATTATCTAGAAACTTATTACACAGATAACAGTATAGGGGATGATTTGAAAGAGGCCTTTGATTATATTGAAAGAAATAAACATAAGAACAATTTCcataaattatttgaagATTATTTAGAAGATTATAATAAGAagttattaaaaaatggTACCTTGTTAAGAGATCATGTAGTTTATGAATATGAAAGAGtaaaacaatataatagTGAATTAATTGAAACCGAAGGAAGaaattgtaataataaatatcattattatattaattatgTGAATAGTATAAATGagaattataaatttttagGTCTTGACACCAATGTAATATGTGATTGTATAAATAAGAAgatatcattatttttagaattatttttaatatattctaagaaattaaatttaaatatagaaattgaaccaatattaaatatgaGTGAAGATGaatcttatatatttggGCGTATATATACAGAAAATGATATGAATATAAGTGAATCtaatataatattagaAGGGAATATGAAATGGAATAATGGTGATAAAGCTcaattattaaatttgACTGATATGagaaatatatgtttttttttaggTCAAATATTAGCTATAAAAGgtaaaaaagaaattaatcAATTTagtataaaatattatgttaGTAATGTATATGCTGGATTACCAACACATTTAAAAGTACAGATAGATAAAGAATTTGtattaaaacattttaataCAAAAGAAATAGAAGAAGATAGTAAAATAcatgaaaatatattacatttatataataatgaaaatattcatataatgatatgtaatggatatatatataatgataataattatagtGAACATTTAGATAATTTCTTAAAAGTTGTAAATGAAAAACTACCTCATGTTGTATTAATTTTTGGaccttttttatatattcgTAATTTTAGTGAAACTATTCAAAAAATTGGtgatattaatattatttatgaaaatttattcaaaaaaataactAAATTTGcaaaaaatgaaattttagaaaaaacacatttttttataatacCATCCATATATGATTccataaatatatatccattACCTCAACCacctttttattatgaaaatagTAATTTCAATTCACCTaatgttcattttttatcaaacccttcttatatatatataaatgaattaaaaattgCTTTAACATCATGTGatattgtatataatttaacaagaaatttattatgtaGACCTAGTGAACTCaaattgttttatttatttgaacAAATCTTAAGACAGTTATCTTTATTCCCTTCATATCCATctgaatataatattgaaatAACTAAATTCAAAAATCTTCTATTTCAACCTAATAGATTACCTGatctttttatatatccaTCCTTTACAAATGAAAAATCGTATATAAAAGAAGTGcacaaaaaattatttatatgtcCTTATTCAATTGATGTTAATAAAGCTCAGCCAggtaattttttttcaaatatttaCATACTTCCACCTAGCCAGACAAATGAATTATCAAAGCGGGTCATTTTGGAAAATGTTTTTATCTGTAACAATAAAATCAATActatttaa
- a CDS encoding putative DNA-directed RNA polymerase III subunit RPC4, whose amino-acid sequence MSNRYNHDEYSLRRSINNTLRSKSSFLNNRVENNQNITLKKFVPNIDNLKNENNIRKNDNDNKIEEDEEGLNSKRLEQLIKKTINIDLENEGITRKSTNKNKYNNKEYPSHAIDPVTLNNNVNLLNIEALNICKEESIEKKNKVKTSIDIYELNNISKNIFYNKKCASGDVHFLPLTLPFFNKNEKQKKIRKLLLEKEPFFFSIQLPNMLPALLSKEEEEQNVQQTKNDTKQNDQTDNNDKNDKKKKSIINKPFKKDSYQLSNIHTIPNGKFAKLIIYKNKKIKMKINDILFDINEGSACTFSQEIGCFIKENSEFIFLGNCDYKLVATPNIERIIHKK is encoded by the coding sequence ATGAGCAATAGATATAATCATGATGAATATAGCTTGAGAAGAAGTATCAATAATACGCTTAGAAGTAAATCAAgttttttaaataatcGTGTGgaaaataatcaaaatattactttgaaaaaatttgtgccaaatatagataatttgaaaaatgaaaataatataagaaaaaatgacaacgataataaaattgaaGAAGATGAAGAAGGTTTAAATAGCAAACGTCTTGAGCAGCTAATAAAAAAAACGATTAATATAGATTTAGAAAATGAAGGTATAACTAGAAAATCTacaaacaaaaataaatataataataaagaatatcCTTCTCATGCTATCGACCCAGTGacattaaataataatgtaaatttattaaatatagaagcattaaatatatgtaaagAAGAAAgtatagaaaaaaaaaacaaagTTAAAACATCCATTGATATttatgaattaaataatataagtaaaaatattttctataataaaaaatgtgCATCTGGTGATGTGCACTTTTTACCATTAACATTACCATtctttaataaaaatgagAAACAGAAAAAGATAAGAAAACTACTTCTAGAAAAGGaacctttttttttttctattcAATTACCAAATATGTTACCTGCTCTTTTATCAAAAGAAGAGGAAGAACAAAATGTTCAACAGACAAAAAATGATacaaaacaaaatgatcaaacagataataatgataaaaatgataaaaagaaaaaaagtattattaataaacCATTTAAAAAGGATTCTTATCAACTTAGCAATATTCATACTATACCAAATGGAAAATTTGCAAAActaattatttataaaaataaaaaaattaaaatgaaaattaatgatatattatttgatattaATGAAGGATCTGCTTGTACCTTTTCTCAAGAAATTGGatgttttataaaagaaaattcagaatttatttttttagGGAATTGTGATTATAAGTTAGTAGCAACACCAAATATTGAAAGGATAATACATAAGAagtaa
- a CDS encoding fam-a protein, with the protein MSDLNENNELDIDDRLKSMEHLVCKDEKEIMKVNEIIEEASNVLYNFSIKQDDYYKYSTIDENSHLYFKKVNNTDVGKIDLLFQDPSKFEKIIQTIWDENGTRKFDPYFIEGKILRIYDKDTILVRQSYKGTLGKEGRYFYIVAQKKKLNDNTYLITCVSLNINDNNEKCTSNFINPFIHSANSFTLNIECDENIKNSSLKRMYINLSGYHIKREDNCIKFTYVSSIELDTSPLIPQFIIRKVKAKKMLQLNTLRQSL; encoded by the exons atgAGTGACCTGAATGAAAATAACGAATTGGACATAGACGACCGATTAAAGTCAATGGAACATTTGGTTTGTAAAGATGAGAAAGAAATAATGAAAGTCAATGAAATTATAGAAGAAGCTTCAAATGTGTTATATAACTTTTCTATAAAACAGGATGattattacaaatataGTACGATTGATGAAAACTCGCATTTGTATTTTAAGAAAGTTAATAACACTGATGTTGGGAAAATTGATTTACTCTTTCAGGATCCATCAAAA tttgaaaaaattatacaaaCTATTTGGGACGAAAATGGCACAAGAAAATTTGATCCATATTTTATAGAAG GCAAGATATTACGCATATATGACAAGGACACAATTTTGGTGAGACAAAGTTATAAAGGAACTTTAGGAAAAGAAGGaagatatttttatattgtagcccaaaaaaagaag CTAAATGATAATACATATCTGATAACTTGTGTGTCcttaaatataaatgataataatgaaaagTGCACAAGTAATTTTATCAATCCATTTATACATAGCGCTAATTCGTTTACCCTCAACATTGAATGcgatgaaaatattaagaaTTCGTCATTAAAAAGGAtgtatattaatttatctGGTTATCATATTAAACGAGAAGATAATTGCATAAAATTTACTTATGTATCATCT atTGAATTAGATACGTCTCCTTTGATTCCCCAGtttattataagaaaaGTGAAAGCCAAGAAAATGTTGCAGTTAAATACTTTAAGACAAAGTCTTTGA
- a CDS encoding hypothetical protein (conserved Plasmodium protein, unknown function) yields MIIKKSNKTWKHILGMAMLIIPTLYFKNLIFDNFFNLKFDKFKKKIYSKNPIPNYTLSNNNDNNNIEDFNNYTSLINYH; encoded by the exons ATGATTATAAAGAAAAGTAATAAAACTTGGAAACACATTTTAGGAATGGCTATGTTAATCATACCTACCTTATATTTCAAGAATCTAATATTTgat aATTTCTTTAATCTCAAATTTGATAAATtcaagaaaaaaatatactcTAAAAATCCCATCCCTAATTATACcttatcaaataataatgataataataatatagaggattttaataattatacaaGCTTGATTAATTATCATTAg
- a CDS encoding cyclin-like protein, whose protein sequence is MNYPEDTTHMKKWFFKSKNEIDNICIKKYNDFKEEFKDYNIKIPKYNDVEKTKVYFCYQLIHFCEIKMLRPHIVECAIILYNRFYLKEIILEYDPRILIFTCIVLAIKIEGYGRLYKINEFFNDIDINLDKVLEHENIVCSSLNFELNFLYTKECIYYLKSQLEKYISKNIIKTDKIDNSLESICNTICFNTSKDCIKLIENFYTTFIYTPSQIALYCFTNNIKKNLTIANSDMFILEFITNNNQILFQKMKNKIIEMDQIYTSHIELRNTFDDEHTTRQIGETLDMCIDIYDMLKKKKSSKKSKKKKLDNKEDTATEPSKKVQVS, encoded by the coding sequence atgaattatcCAGAAGATACAACACATATGAAAAAGTGGTTTTTCAAAAGTAAAAATGAAattgataatatttgtataaaaaaatacaatgATTTTAAAGAAGAGTTTAAagattataatataaaaataccTAAATATAACGATGTAGAAAAGACTAAagtatatttttgttatcaATTGATTCATTTTTGTGAAATAAAAATGCTAAGGCCACATATTGTAGAATGTgcaataatattatataatcgattttatttaaaagaaataatattagaATATGATCCACgtatattaatatttacatGTATAGTGTTAGCTATAAAAATTGAAGGATATGGCcgtttatataaaataaatgaattttttaatgataTTGATATAAATTTAGATAAAGTATTAGAACATGAAAATATTGTTTGTTCTTCTTTAAATTTTgaattaaattttttatatacaaaagaatgtatttattatttaaaaagtcaacttgaaaaatatattagtaaaaatattattaaaacaGACAAAATTGATAATTCCTTGGAAAGTATTTGTAATACTATTTGTTTTAATACTTCAAAAGATtgtataaaattaattgaAAACTTTTATACcacttttatatatacaccTTCACAAATAGctttatattgttttactaataatattaaaaagaatttaaCTATAGCAAATTCAGATATGTTTATCTTAGAATTTATTACAAACAATAATCAAATACTCTTtcaaaaaatgaaaaataaaataattgaAATGGATCAAATTTATACAAGCCATATAGAATTAAGAAATACATTTGATGATGAACATACAACTAGACAAATAGGTGAGACATTAGATATGTgtattgatatatatgatatgttaaaaaagaaaaaaagttcaaagaaatcaaaaaagaaaaaactGGATAATAAGGAAGATACTGCTACTGAACCTAGTAAGAAAGTACAAgtatcataa
- a CDS encoding putative mitochondrial ribosomal protein S6-2 precursor — protein MVLYESYISLNKHIKKDDVRNLMKNFNYIINKHNGNVISINDLGWRKFAFCIKKPKVGTFHFGRFYCITFYSNSQSIKDLNEFFHSNTYVLRFLNMKMKYRSNFLVAPFSYINEIQNSNT, from the coding sequence atggtCTTATACGAATCCtatatatctttaaataagcatataaaaaaagacGATGTAAGAAATTTGATGAAAAATTTTAactatataataaataagCACAATGGAAATGTAATAAGTATAAATGATTTAGGCTGGAGAAAGTTTGCTTTTTGTATAAAGAAACCGAAAGTGGGTACTTTTCATTTTGGAAGATTTTATTGTATTACTTTTTATTCGAATAGTCAAAGTATAAAGGATTTGAATGAATTTTTTCATAGTAATACTTATGTCTTAAgatttttaaatatgaagaTGAAATATAGATCAAATTTTTTAGTTGCTcctttttcatatataaatgaaattCAGAATAgtaatacataa
- a CDS encoding putative membrane protein (conserved Plasmodium membrane protein, unknown function) — MLMLYLQILLCIFLNNPLLVINENNFLNKILRSHEKKIENEVWLHEKLNYRILLEGNDDFSNLDKLKSLLSFQKKIDKTIRKKQKEENKLKKFQQAVKNGNNIYPLGNNPQGFEKKEREEKEEEEETYMNNVINKKEEPKDNYYQPNKSINNKYTDNVTTNDLLYNKDKIKNQFNNTHHEKFIRKHDHKHGNEYGHEYGHGNEYEHEYGHGNENEYENEYGHGHEHQHQDEHQNEHEYAYNSKNNEEKKNDGYTNMNFTNILNSIDFYKKIDLVKNYFGYNNNESINQNIKEHMNKENHNVENEKNNIIQTNNQFNENQNNHQYNNNFYNQKNDNSSEQIYNNSNNNIEDNNHIQSFISKDIEKKNNKQNDINEHVYNAIKNKNLYLRKNNIKEIFDVDDLVKNIKSFLGIKSNIHETFENQKLIIKNCNYESFGPELCSVDEKAKEMLWNYEKKKNSVFLFIVLFTLFFSLIIQNIVYFIEKKVRNSKDQFRKDLLNTAFRQISLITIINLTIWGILQTNIAEALDEVIFNDILPRHRNIDGVLHNVEPLLEVIFEKILFISMNFLICYSIFIVSIHFVTRTILNWFSESDNSDVSSVAKEVKESQRKCFRNYFFFFRNVRNSKYLAHRYDFSENVDAISIPGLDPNGYYYFEYMRASLLKYNVKLIKIPNAVILFLIFVCISLRPFYNIRLKAEVIFLNVLSLICIIGLISLFVYLYRIDTKLLPRDISKYLLNKYHIETCDKNKRDVTPYYKLLKQESVYPSALNYFFYKTTFPNKHEQLFLLWGNGPSLINFIFQTLCFCFLIILSCWIFLLRVDNITWFQLYSYGSLSICVCILVFFFILKYIIYYNVMVTKTGYLIDTKLLEQVWEYERSDNIKRISEFIDAIKIKSTLHALKEGGEIFWRQLLIKSSTVPSNIQEKMFSIWIGLDEENRGIIDSSKILKFLKSQGINLTSEHDIREFLEVFDRNNKNGLNQEEFFVLIIIVKQILVELLDINAVQSLFEEVYGIPWKSLSSIDVNSLKKILTELNLKWPHGKIRNLIDFVCENKKTKYVSAEYFIKQLINIEEVTLQPFHSASDSK; from the exons ATGCTGATGTTGTATCTTCAAATTTTGTTATGT attTTCTTAAATAATCCTTTACTTGTTATTAATGagaataattttttgaaCAAAATTTTAAGGTCTcacgaaaaaaaaatagaaaatgAGGTGTGGCTTCATGAAAAGTTGAATTATCGTATTTTGCTAGAAGGAAATGATGATTTCTCAAACTTAGACAAGTTGAAAAGTTTATTATCATTTCAAAAAAAGATTGACAAAACAATTAGAAAAAAGCAAAAggaagaaaataaattaaaaaaatttcaaCAAGCTGTAAAAAAtggtaataatatttatcCTTTGGGGAATAACCCACAAGgttttgaaaaaaaagaaagagaagaaaaagaagaagaagaagaaacCTATATGAACaatgttataaataaaaaagaggaaccaaaagataattattatcaacctaataaaagtattaataacaaatataCAGATAATGTAACTACaaatgatttattatataataaagataaaataaaaaatcaaTTTAATAATACTCACCATGAAAAATTTATAAGAAAACATGATCATAAACATGGGAATGAATATGGACATGAGTATGGACACGGAAATGAATATGAACATGAGTATGGACACGgaaatgaaaatgaatatgaaaatgaaTATGGACATGGACATGAACATCAACATCAAGATGAACATCAGAATGAACATGAATATGCatataattcaaaaaataatgaagaaaaaaaaaacgaTGGATATACTAATATGAATTTTACAAACATACTAAATAGTAttgatttttataaaaaaattgatttggtaaaaaattatttcggatataataataatgaaagtataaatcaaaatataaaagaacaTATGAATAAAGAAAATCATAATGtagaaaatgaaaaaaataatattatacaaacaaataatcaatttaatgaaaatcaaaataatcatcaatacaataataatttttataatcaaAAGAATGACAATTCATCagaacaaatatataataattcaaataataacattgaagataataatcatatacAAAGTTTCATATCAAAAGATatagagaaaaaaaataataaacaaaatgatataaatgaacaTGTCTACAATGctattaaaaataaaaatttatatttaagaaaaaataatattaaagaaattTTTGATGTTGATGATCTagttaaaaatattaaatcatttttaGGAATAAAATCTAATATACATGAAACATTTGAAAATCAGAAATTGATTATTAAGAATTGTAATTATGAATCATTCGGACCAGAACTCTGTAGTGTAGATGAAAAAGCAAAAGAAATGTTATGGAAttatgaaaagaaaaaaaacagCGTATTCTTATTTATAGTATTATTTACTCTATTCTTTAGTTTAATTATACAAAAcattgtatattttattgaGAAAAAGGTGAGAAATTCAAAAGATCAATTTAGAAAAGATCTTTTAAATACAGCATTTAGACAAATATCTCtaataacaataattaATCTTACCATATGGGGAATACTACAAACTAACATAGCTGAAGCTCTAGATGAAGTTATTTTTAACGAC ATATTACCAAGACATAGAAATATAGATGGAGTTCTACATAACGTTGAACCATTGTTAGAAGTCATTTTTGagaaaattttatttatatccatgaactttttaatatg TTATTCCATTTTCATAGTAAGCATCCATTTTGTGACAAGAACAATATTAAATTGGTTTTCCGAATCAGACAATTCGGATGTTTCTAGTGTAGCAAAAGAAGTGAAAGAATCTCAAAGAAAATGTTTTCGaaattatttctttttctttcGAAATGTGAGaaattcaaaatatttagCTCACAg ATATGACTTTTCTGAAAATGTTGATGCTATAAGTATACCTGGATTAGATCCCAATggatattattattttgaatatatgAGAGCATCATTATTGAAATATAATGTGAAACTAATTAAAATACCAAACGCTGTAAttctatttttaatttttgtatGTATTTCTTTGAG accattttataatataagaTTAAAGGCGGaagttatatttttaaatgtattatCACTTATATGTATCATAGGACTTATATCTCTTTTTGTTTAT TTGTACCGAATTGATACGAAGTTGTTACCTAGGGAcatatcaaaatatttattaaataaatatcatattGAGACATGTGATAAGAATAAAAGAGACGTTACTccatattataaattattaaagCAAGAG tCTGTATATCCCTCCGcattaaattattttttctacAAAACAACATTCCCAAACAAACATGAACAATTATTCCTTTTGTGGGGTAATGGGCCATCTTTgattaattttatattccaa ACCCTGTGTTTTTGctttttaattatattatcttgctggatatttttattaagaGTAGATAACATAACATGGTTTCAACTATATAGTTATGGCAGCTTGTCCATATGTGTGTGTATATTAGtctttttcttcatattaaaatatataatttattataatgttATGGTTACTAAAACGGGTTATTTAATAGATACCAAGTTATTGGAGCag GTTTGGGAATATGAAAGATcagataatataaagagAATATCAGAATTTATTGATGCCATAAAAATTAAG TCAACTTTACATGCATTAAAAGAAGGAGGAGAAATATTTTGGAGACAACTCTTAATAAAATCAAGTACAGTTCCATCCAATATACAAGAGAAAATGTTTAGTATTTGGATAGGTTtagatgaagaaaataGAGGAATTATTGATTCatcaaaaatattgaaattTCTAAAATCACAAGGAATTAACTTAACATCTGAACATGATATTAGg gAATTTTTGGAGGTATTTgatagaaataataaaaacgGTTTAAATCAAGAAGAATTCTTTGTTCTCATTATTATTGTGAAACAAATTTTGGTAGAGCTTTTGGACATAAATGCTGTTCAG TCCCTGTTCGAAGAAGTATATGGCATACCTTGGAAATCGTTATCTTCCATTGATGTCAAtagtttaaaaaaaatactaACAGAA TTAAATTTAAAATGGCCACATGGAAAAATCAGAAACCTCATTGATTTTGTTTgtgaaaataaaaaaacaaaatatgTTAGTGCGGAATATTTCATTAAacaattaataaatatagaaGAAGTCACATTGCAACCATTTCAT TCAGCATCTGATTcgaaataa